From a single Rhodococcus jostii RHA1 genomic region:
- a CDS encoding cation:proton antiporter: protein MSFEILALISAAALAGPLLAVRRGWHLPVMLGELLVGILLGTTGLRWIHPEDPTFTFLADIGFALIMFVAGTHVPVRDATIRPALAKGTARAAIVGVLAAAAGFGIARAFGTGHAALYAVLIASSSAALVLPLIDSLRLEGTPVVQTMAQVAVADTACIIALPLVINPAQAPRAAIGAAAVAASAALFYTFLKYADGRGWLHSLHQESKDRRFALELRINLGVLFALAALAVHTHVSIMLAGFALGLAVAGVGEPRRLAKQLFSITEGFLGPLFFVWLGASLNLRDLRAHPSLILLGVALGLAAVTVHCAIRFLGQPLALAALASAQLGVPVAAATIGEQTHILQPGEPSALILGALLTIGSTTFAGALAARQGFASPSAAKPGHGPERR from the coding sequence ATGTCGTTCGAGATCCTCGCCCTGATCTCGGCAGCCGCCCTAGCCGGTCCCTTGCTCGCGGTTCGTCGGGGGTGGCACCTGCCGGTGATGCTCGGTGAGTTGCTCGTAGGGATTCTTCTGGGCACGACGGGCCTCCGATGGATCCACCCGGAAGATCCCACCTTCACCTTTCTCGCGGACATCGGATTCGCGCTGATCATGTTCGTTGCCGGCACCCATGTACCCGTCCGCGATGCGACCATCCGGCCGGCTCTCGCAAAGGGCACCGCGCGGGCCGCAATCGTCGGGGTCCTCGCGGCGGCAGCCGGGTTCGGGATCGCCCGGGCATTCGGCACCGGCCATGCGGCCCTGTACGCGGTCCTCATCGCGTCGTCGTCGGCCGCCCTGGTACTTCCGCTGATCGACTCGTTGCGGCTCGAGGGCACCCCGGTAGTGCAGACCATGGCCCAGGTCGCGGTCGCAGACACCGCGTGCATCATCGCTCTTCCACTCGTGATCAACCCCGCCCAGGCCCCCCGCGCCGCGATAGGTGCTGCCGCCGTCGCGGCATCGGCGGCACTGTTCTACACGTTCCTGAAGTATGCGGACGGCCGCGGCTGGCTGCACAGTCTGCACCAGGAATCGAAGGACCGCCGCTTCGCGCTGGAGCTGCGGATCAACCTCGGCGTGCTGTTCGCCCTCGCGGCGCTGGCCGTTCACACCCACGTATCGATCATGCTCGCCGGTTTCGCGCTCGGGCTGGCCGTCGCGGGCGTGGGCGAACCGCGGCGCCTGGCCAAGCAGCTGTTCTCGATTACCGAAGGGTTCCTCGGTCCCCTGTTCTTCGTGTGGCTGGGCGCCTCGCTGAACCTGCGCGACCTCCGCGCGCACCCGTCGCTGATCCTGCTCGGCGTCGCGCTCGGACTCGCAGCGGTGACCGTTCACTGCGCGATACGCTTTCTCGGGCAGCCACTGGCCCTTGCCGCATTGGCCTCGGCTCAGCTGGGTGTCCCGGTCGCGGCGGCGACAATCGGAGAGCAAACGCATATCCTGCAGCCCGGTGAACCCTCGGCGCTGATCCTCGGTGCCCTCCTCACCATCGGCAGCACCACATTCGCGGGCGCACTGGCGGCACGCCAAGGTTTCGCTTCGCCCTCCGCTGCGAAACCGGGCCACGGACCAGAGCGCCGGTGA
- a CDS encoding APC family permease: MSKAVHAARRLILGRALRSEHLGDQLLSKRLALPIFASDPLSSVAYATQEILLVLSLGGLAYLYLTPYLAAGVVVLLAVVVLSYRQVVFAYPSGGGSYEVANRNLGPSAGLTVAAALLVDYVMTVAVSVAAGVDNLISALPSLNPHRVELAVGFVILLTAMNLRGVRESGKTFAVPTYGFIAGVLVLIVTGLIRVLLGDAPVAESAAYSITPEHSGFTGLALVFFALRAFSSGCTALTGVEAISNGVPAFRKPKSANAAKTLVAMGATAIVMFAGITALAIISKVRIAEHTCDLIGFTGNCDTDPQRTVIAQIAAAVFGGTTNVGFFYIQAATVLILILAANTAYNGFPLLASILARDRYLPRQLNTRGDRLAFSNGIILLALAAGILIVVFDASVTHLIQLYILGVFTSFTLSQAGMVRHWNRLLRAEPDRAERHRIRVRRTVNGVGCALTGLVLIIVTATKFTQGAYLVVIAMPILFVMMKAIRRHYDRVAAALVLDEDSFDLPSRVHAIVLISQLHKPAARALAYARATRPSILEAVTVQSDDTPRLQKEWDKQSMPVPLKVLASPYREVTRPIINYVKTIRRDNPREVITIYIPEYVVGHWWEHLLHNQSALRLKGRLLYTPGVMVTSVPWLLDSAEHVTHPAARPAPGDIRRGGLAAGTPGPLTPAL, encoded by the coding sequence GTGTCCAAAGCCGTACATGCGGCGCGGCGCCTGATTCTGGGGCGTGCGCTGCGCAGTGAGCATCTCGGTGACCAGTTGCTGTCCAAGCGGCTGGCGCTGCCGATCTTCGCCTCCGACCCCCTCTCGTCGGTGGCCTACGCCACCCAGGAAATTCTGCTGGTCCTCTCCCTGGGCGGGCTGGCGTACCTGTACCTCACCCCCTATCTGGCGGCCGGGGTGGTGGTGCTGCTGGCGGTGGTGGTGCTGTCCTACCGGCAGGTGGTCTTCGCCTACCCCAGCGGCGGCGGATCCTACGAGGTCGCGAACCGTAACCTGGGGCCGTCCGCCGGGTTGACGGTCGCCGCTGCCCTGCTCGTCGACTACGTGATGACCGTGGCGGTGTCGGTGGCCGCCGGAGTGGACAACCTCATCTCCGCGCTACCCTCACTCAATCCGCATCGGGTCGAACTGGCGGTCGGCTTCGTGATCCTGTTGACCGCGATGAACCTGCGCGGGGTCCGCGAATCCGGCAAAACCTTCGCCGTCCCGACCTACGGATTCATCGCCGGCGTCCTCGTCCTGATCGTCACCGGCCTGATCCGGGTGCTACTCGGGGACGCACCGGTCGCCGAGAGCGCCGCCTACTCGATCACCCCGGAACACTCCGGGTTCACCGGGCTGGCGCTGGTGTTCTTCGCCCTGCGCGCCTTCTCCTCCGGCTGCACCGCGCTGACCGGGGTCGAGGCCATCTCCAACGGGGTCCCCGCCTTCCGGAAACCCAAGAGCGCCAATGCCGCCAAGACCCTTGTCGCGATGGGGGCTACCGCGATCGTGATGTTCGCCGGCATCACCGCACTGGCCATCATCAGCAAGGTTCGCATCGCGGAACACACCTGTGACCTGATTGGTTTCACCGGAAACTGTGACACCGATCCGCAGCGCACCGTGATCGCGCAGATCGCGGCCGCGGTGTTCGGGGGGACCACCAACGTCGGGTTCTTCTACATCCAGGCCGCCACCGTGCTGATCCTGATCCTGGCCGCGAACACCGCCTACAACGGGTTCCCGCTGCTCGCCTCGATCCTGGCCCGCGACCGCTACCTACCCCGCCAGCTCAACACCCGCGGCGACCGGCTCGCGTTCAGCAACGGCATCATCCTGCTGGCCTTGGCCGCCGGCATCCTGATCGTCGTCTTCGACGCCTCGGTCACCCACCTGATCCAGCTCTACATCCTCGGGGTGTTCACCTCCTTCACCCTCAGCCAGGCCGGGATGGTGCGGCACTGGAACCGGCTGCTGCGCGCCGAACCGGACCGGGCCGAGCGGCACCGTATCCGGGTGCGGCGCACCGTCAACGGTGTCGGCTGCGCCCTCACCGGGTTGGTGCTGATCATCGTGACCGCCACCAAGTTCACTCAGGGCGCCTACCTGGTGGTGATCGCGATGCCGATCCTCTTCGTGATGATGAAGGCCATCCGCCGGCACTACGACCGGGTGGCCGCCGCGCTCGTCCTCGACGAGGACAGCTTCGACCTGCCCTCCCGGGTGCACGCCATCGTCCTGATCTCCCAGCTGCACAAACCGGCCGCCCGCGCCCTCGCCTATGCCCGCGCCACCCGGCCCTCGATCCTCGAGGCCGTCACCGTGCAGAGCGACGACACCCCCCGACTGCAGAAGGAGTGGGACAAGCAGAGTATGCCGGTGCCGCTGAAGGTGCTCGCGTCCCCCTACCGGGAGGTGACCCGGCCGATCATCAACTATGTCAAAACCATCCGCCGGGACAACCCCCGCGAGGTGATCACCATCTACATCCCCGAGTACGTCGTCGGGCACTGGTGGGAACACCTGCTGCACAACCAGAGCGCCCTGCGCCTGAAGGGCCGGTTGCTGTACACCCCCGGAGTGATGGTCACCAGCGTGCCCTGGCTGCTGGACTCCGCCGAACACGTCACCCATCCCGCCGCGAGGCCCGCCCCCGGCGACATCCGCCGCGGTGGTCTCGCGGCCGGCACACCGGGCCCGCTCACTCCGGCACTGTGA
- a CDS encoding GlsB/YeaQ/YmgE family stress response membrane protein, translating to MLGLGIIGWIIIGGLAGWIGSKIMKTDAQMGILLNIVVGIAGGLLGGFLLKLLGVDVEGGGLIFSFLTCLLGAVILLFIVKAVTGRRVHH from the coding sequence ATGCTCGGACTGGGAATCATCGGCTGGATCATCATCGGCGGACTAGCCGGCTGGATCGGCAGCAAGATCATGAAGACCGATGCTCAGATGGGCATCCTCCTCAACATCGTCGTCGGCATCGCCGGCGGACTGCTCGGTGGATTCCTCCTCAAACTGCTCGGAGTCGACGTTGAAGGCGGCGGGCTGATCTTCAGCTTCCTGACCTGTCTCCTCGGCGCGGTGATCCTGTTGTTCATCGTCAAGGCCGTCACCGGTCGCCGCGTACACCACTGA
- a CDS encoding YncE family protein — protein MGTMPMTGRGARAARHLVPALMIGAMWVGACSSGSSPPEDGSLPLQPVAEIALPGDNSRFDYGSLDSDRGLLFIAHLGASEVIEVDVHTRQVVRTIPNLSQAHGVLVVPELRRVYVTATGDNRLVILDEDTAAVLGQAPTGDYPDGIAHDPKRGAVWTTNESGGSETVIDAVTAQVRGTVDLGGDVGNVAYDPVADQMLVAVQGKGDLAAIDPQALTVIRRLPLPGCRGGHGLALDPQARLAFVACEDNATLLTVDLATWQTAGTIDVGKHPDVLAYDQGAQRLYVASESGTVTVLDQQGGHLTELGSGHLADGAHVAVLDPNTHHTYYPIPDGTGGRPALLEQAPNP, from the coding sequence ATGGGAACGATGCCCATGACCGGCCGCGGCGCCCGAGCAGCACGGCACCTGGTGCCCGCGCTGATGATCGGGGCGATGTGGGTCGGCGCGTGCTCGTCCGGATCGTCACCGCCGGAGGATGGGTCGCTGCCGCTGCAGCCGGTCGCGGAAATTGCCCTCCCCGGCGACAATTCACGCTTCGACTACGGAAGTCTCGACTCTGATCGGGGACTGTTGTTCATTGCCCACCTCGGCGCCAGCGAGGTCATCGAAGTCGACGTCCACACCCGGCAGGTCGTGCGGACGATCCCGAACCTGTCCCAGGCGCACGGTGTCCTAGTCGTTCCCGAACTGCGCCGGGTCTACGTCACCGCCACCGGCGACAACCGGCTGGTCATCCTCGACGAAGACACCGCCGCCGTGCTCGGGCAGGCCCCCACCGGTGATTATCCGGACGGGATCGCCCATGACCCGAAACGCGGCGCGGTGTGGACCACCAACGAATCCGGCGGCTCGGAAACGGTCATCGACGCAGTCACCGCCCAGGTACGCGGCACCGTCGACCTCGGCGGCGACGTCGGCAACGTCGCCTACGACCCGGTCGCCGACCAGATGCTGGTCGCCGTGCAAGGGAAGGGCGATCTCGCCGCCATCGACCCACAGGCTCTGACCGTCATTCGCCGGCTCCCGTTGCCCGGCTGCCGCGGCGGCCACGGCCTCGCCCTCGACCCGCAGGCGCGGCTGGCGTTCGTCGCCTGCGAGGACAATGCCACCCTGCTCACCGTCGACCTGGCGACCTGGCAGACCGCCGGCACCATCGACGTCGGCAAACACCCCGATGTCCTCGCCTACGACCAAGGAGCGCAACGCCTTTACGTTGCCTCCGAGAGCGGCACCGTCACAGTGCTCGACCAACAGGGCGGACACCTCACCGAACTCGGATCCGGTCACCTCGCCGACGGCGCACACGTCGCGGTACTCGACCCGAACACCCACCACACCTACTACCCGATTCCCGACGGAACCGGCGGCCGTCCCGCCCTCCTCGAACAGGCTCCGAATCCCTGA
- a CDS encoding AAA family ATPase encodes MSPDPVLHAIAGPNGAGKTTFYEHILGPVTHLDFVNADVIAAARWPHEAATHAYEAASLAAEQRAQRIAQRRSFVTETVFSHESKLDLLRDAHQAGFHLTLHVVLIPEELAVARVVDRVANGGHHVPEEKIRARFGRLWSLLRAAIAAADQAYVYDNTTTAHPFRLVASFTNGNPIDDPTWPSWTPTALRADS; translated from the coding sequence TTGAGCCCCGATCCCGTCCTGCACGCCATCGCCGGACCGAACGGTGCCGGCAAGACCACGTTCTACGAACACATACTCGGTCCCGTCACGCACCTGGACTTCGTCAACGCAGACGTCATCGCCGCCGCACGCTGGCCGCACGAGGCGGCAACCCACGCCTACGAAGCGGCCTCCCTCGCCGCCGAACAACGAGCACAGCGGATCGCCCAACGCCGATCGTTCGTCACCGAGACCGTGTTCTCCCACGAGTCGAAACTCGACCTGCTCCGCGACGCCCACCAGGCAGGATTCCACTTGACCTTGCACGTGGTCCTGATCCCGGAGGAGTTGGCCGTCGCGCGCGTGGTCGACCGTGTAGCGAACGGAGGTCACCATGTGCCCGAGGAGAAGATCCGGGCGCGGTTTGGGCGGTTGTGGAGTCTACTGCGGGCCGCGATCGCCGCCGCCGACCAAGCCTACGTATACGACAACACCACCACAGCCCACCCGTTCCGCCTAGTCGCAAGCTTCACCAACGGCAACCCGATCGACGACCCGACCTGGCCGTCCTGGACCCCGACGGCACTGCGCGCGGACAGCTAG
- a CDS encoding TA system antitoxin ParD family protein, translating to MAATSPTRIDNELYASAKLVGGRMSRSAAQQIAHWARIGRELEASHSVSYRDVADVLDGRRDYDELTDREQAVVRAEWTERITERREGLNLAEQFAHSGRSYVELDQHGNIVRHPAQDGGPADA from the coding sequence ATGGCAGCTACATCCCCGACTCGAATCGACAACGAGCTCTACGCATCGGCGAAACTGGTCGGTGGACGGATGAGTCGCAGCGCCGCGCAACAGATCGCGCACTGGGCGCGGATCGGCCGCGAACTGGAGGCCTCCCACAGCGTTTCCTACCGCGACGTCGCCGACGTGCTGGACGGCCGACGCGACTACGACGAGCTCACCGACCGCGAACAGGCGGTCGTCCGCGCCGAATGGACCGAGCGCATCACCGAGCGCCGAGAAGGACTGAACCTGGCAGAACAGTTCGCCCACTCCGGCCGTTCCTACGTCGAGCTGGACCAACACGGGAACATCGTTCGGCACCCCGCCCAAGACGGCGGGCCGGCCGACGCTTGA